In one window of Candidatus Margulisiibacteriota bacterium DNA:
- a CDS encoding HD domain-containing protein, with amino-acid sequence MNKLLEKITSRQAEVSALLHFLETQTNWLTAPASTRFHLNVEGGLIQHCVGVAETLLRLKTELAPQISDESCVIVGLFHDTGKVGFPGINYYFKNTNEWEIMNRNKPYMVNPECVNINIATQSIHLISKFVTLYPEEVQAIAAHDGLYPTNGGVVNLEYYQLEEPLTLLLQFADRWTAAVIEEKRPIKER; translated from the coding sequence ATGAATAAATTATTAGAAAAAATCACCTCTCGCCAGGCCGAAGTCTCCGCTCTCCTCCATTTCCTCGAAACGCAGACCAACTGGTTGACCGCACCGGCCAGTACCCGGTTTCACTTAAATGTGGAAGGCGGATTGATACAACATTGTGTAGGAGTAGCGGAAACTTTACTGAGACTTAAAACAGAGCTCGCGCCTCAGATATCCGACGAAAGCTGTGTTATTGTGGGCCTCTTCCATGACACAGGGAAAGTCGGCTTCCCGGGTATCAACTATTATTTTAAAAATACCAATGAATGGGAGATAATGAACCGCAATAAACCTTATATGGTTAACCCTGAGTGTGTGAATATCAATATCGCTACCCAGAGCATTCATCTGATCTCCAAATTTGTAACGCTATACCCGGAAGAAGTGCAGGCCATTGCCGCTCATGACGGGCTGTATCCTACAAACGGCGGAGTGGTTAATCTGGAATACTATCAGCTGGAAGAGCCGCTGACTTTGCTGCTGCAATTCGCAGACCGCTGGACTGCTGCGGTTATTGAAGAAAAAAGACCGATTAAGGAGAGATAA
- the surE gene encoding 5'/3'-nucleotidase SurE translates to MKHVLIVNDDGIHSQGIHALSKYFLDKGWRVSVVAPAENQSGKAFSITISEPVKITANNDNHTEDFKRWAVHGTPVDCVKLALYELLPEYPNLVVSGINAGANTGFNIQYSGTVAAALEAQAHGIPAIALSIDEYTPNEEHYAQSIQLLDWLLLHWDLDAQYVLNINIPSRQIGSPADTARITSRLMHKPNGQYHETSQSVHQLCEVKGTFSAEHPEDTDVGALSRGLVSITPIKLNFDTDHGHEKLKAIFNK, encoded by the coding sequence TTGAAACATGTTTTAATAGTAAATGACGACGGAATACATTCTCAGGGAATTCATGCCCTTAGTAAATATTTTTTGGATAAGGGCTGGAGGGTAAGTGTAGTCGCTCCCGCTGAAAATCAGAGCGGCAAGGCGTTTTCGATCACGATCTCGGAACCAGTGAAGATAACCGCTAATAATGACAACCACACAGAGGATTTTAAGCGCTGGGCAGTGCATGGCACACCGGTAGATTGTGTAAAGTTAGCTTTGTATGAACTGTTGCCGGAGTATCCAAATCTGGTGGTTTCGGGAATAAATGCCGGAGCCAATACAGGTTTCAATATTCAATACTCAGGAACAGTAGCCGCGGCATTGGAAGCTCAGGCACACGGCATACCGGCAATCGCTCTTTCGATAGATGAGTATACCCCCAATGAAGAACATTATGCCCAAAGCATCCAGTTGTTGGATTGGCTACTCCTGCATTGGGACCTGGACGCTCAATATGTACTTAATATAAACATTCCTTCCAGGCAAATTGGAAGTCCCGCTGATACAGCCAGGATAACCTCTCGCCTCATGCATAAACCTAATGGACAATACCATGAAACATCTCAGTCTGTTCATCAGCTATGCGAAGTTAAAGGCACTTTCAGTGCGGAACATCCGGAAGATACAGATGTCGGGGCGCTATCCCGAGGCTTGGTATCGATAACGCCTATAAAGCTGAATTTTGACACAGATCACGGACATGAGAAGCTAAAAGCGATATTTAATAAATGA